The Verrucomicrobiota bacterium DNA segment CGGCACTTTCCGGCGTGACCGCGAGGGGGGACGCCTGACACGATGGCGCTCGTGACGCGCGAAGAACTGCGAATCTTGCTCGAGCGGTTTCAGGCCGGACATTCCAGCCTGGCTGAGGTGCTCGAGGCCGTTCAGCGAGCTCCGGTCGCGCACTTGGAGTTTGCCCAAGTCGATTGGCATCGCTCCCTCCGCAAGGGTTTTCCGGAAGTCATCCTGGCGGAGCGAAAACTGCCCGCTGAAGTCGTCGCGATCGCGCGCAAGATTTATCAAGGCAGTGGACGCGTGCTGATCACTCGGGCCGGACCTGACCATCAACGAGCCCTGCGGCGGGCGTTCAAGCGCGTTCGCGTGCATGAACGCGCGCGGTGCGCGGTCCTGGAGAAAAGGCCGCTGCCGCGCTTCCCGGGTTGCGTTGCCGTCGTCTCCGCCGGGACCAGCGATCTTCCGGTGGCGGAGGAAGCGGTGGTCACACTCGAAGCCATGGGGCACTGTGTCTTGAAAATCACCGACGTCGGGGTCGCGGGCATTCATCGACTTTTGGCCCGGATCGGGGAAATTCAGGCTGCTCATGTGGTCATTGTGGTTGCGGGCATGGAAGGCGCTCTGCCGAGCGTGGTGGCAGGATT contains these protein-coding regions:
- the larB gene encoding nickel pincer cofactor biosynthesis protein LarB: MALVTREELRILLERFQAGHSSLAEVLEAVQRAPVAHLEFAQVDWHRSLRKGFPEVILAERKLPAEVVAIARKIYQGSGRVLITRAGPDHQRALRRAFKRVRVHERARCAVLEKRPLPRFPGCVAVVSAGTSDLPVAEEAVVTLEAMGHCVLKITDVGVAGIHRLLARIGEIQAAHVVIVVAGMEGALPSVVAGLISRPLIAVPTSVGYGSHGGGWAALLGMLNSCGSGVTVVNIDNGFGAGYAAAQINQALAEAAAGARREGNG